One Littorina saxatilis isolate snail1 linkage group LG1, US_GU_Lsax_2.0, whole genome shotgun sequence genomic window carries:
- the LOC138983044 gene encoding zinc finger protein 271-like produces MSGSARESTAEAVGQRLKEDTAGDHGDMSSVLVSENEENLEEQTSFENKKGVVFESEISCKSKEGSDGNCAEAERNASDDDQDDDATDEEYYENSEKDPERENNMAQKTSSNTSTPEIPFQPKPDEDIICPVCFDEFDVFLDLRQHLSTAGCQPETDAFRFECDHCGGCCEDVQEFKDHHLQHLGSKTFSCAACGTEFTTKQDLDGHMLVDASILNRLRSGKEMMNLPDLLCRTVVEVLSESAYLSNSRKQADSAIPWSENDDDDDDEGDEEEEETEEEEKEAAVGEKATRKDSEEEPDIEIDEVDEEFQGEEGLEDKEESEDSDLLSDTEQDLEEEEDVEDEISRIPQPFLSSSLTDDPLGCENEDSVTSQSLNSVEDLFDNSTNTSVSSNSRRKSKHPKQVQKNAQGMDADKVEVMIIKAEPLDDDTGLTGLFSTIADSLVCPMCGDKLSDKQKLVLHIAEHEKLFPYFCSLCDANFMEGRLLRAHVAAYHSANQSLQCQMCGMYFKLRGSLGTHMKYCRQAPACVVCGEHFAGGPDLEKHYYSHSVEERAASQFMSCSECGEVFVSTVQLREHQKKHGTSRPFSCELCNASFTHQKILDKHHEAHVHQEDCKCEICGVQLLTRSGYIAHLKGHKNNESLPAGLDAKLHELLARKVGSKKKKGKKRKKKREVEVDEENQDLTLDTEKYLKLVDDQLSSLESTSLEKSRNCGKSRLHSCPFCDLTFTSADGFQAHVFELHKDQARFVECEVCHRKIYGKEYLVQHRRTHASVTERFSCDQCSKVFRRKWSLETHRKIHTFKKFVRCDICGEEFRFISEVDKHKHRVHKYDRIQSFYECNLCGMKFATLSHLSIHSSHSHKPSEGKPFKCSKCPTVFTTCVEMKKHIYSSHDTSLCVGLTIKQEPTDMYEGNEDDKSNPLYGKVKKYVKKVVQNLPYETGQGEEAFTKIKTEPLDEDEMTEEMVKEGVASYNEHTRRRMSQSNMPRRYVCETCQKCFAAKSDLRTHIRTHTGETPYKCDYCDRAFKQRGHRKLHIQVTHTKDMPYTCDLCGQSYPTRYRYQIHVKRHSGIKEHQCQYCDKAYYTAGKLNEHKRKHHKDQFTQEHTDKETA; encoded by the exons ATGAGTGGTAGTGCCAGAGAGTCCACAGCAGAGGCTGTGGGACAGAGACTGAAAGAAGATACTGCCGGTGACCATGGTGATATGAGCAGTGTTCTGGTTTctgaaaatgaagaaaacttgGAAGAGCAAACGTCTTTCGAGAACAAGAAAGGGGTGGTTTTTGAAAGTGAGATAAGTTGTAAAAGCAAGGAAGGGAGTGATGGAAACTGTGCTGAAGCAGAGCGGAATGCGAGTGATGATGATCAAGATGATGATGCTACAGATGAGGAGTACTATGAAAACTCTGAAAAAG ACCCTGAGAGAGAGAACAACATGGCCCAGAAGACCTCATCGAACACATCTACGCCAGAGATTCCATTTCAACCCAAACCGGATGAAGACATCATCTGTCCTGTCTGCTTTGATGAATTTGACGTCTTCCTTGACCTTCGACAGCACCTTTCCACAGCTGGCTGTCAACCAGAGACTGATGCATTCAGGTTTGAGTGTGACCATTGTGGTGGATGCTGTGAGGACGTTCAGGAGTTCAAAGACCATCACCTGCAACATCTGGGTAGTAAGACTTTCTCCTGCGCAGCCTGTGGGACAGAGTTCACAACCAAACAAGACTTGGACGGACACATGTTGGTTGACGCATCCATTTTAAACCGACTTCGGTCGGGTAAAGAGATGATGAACCTGCCAGACCTGCTGTGCAGAACTGTTGTGGAGGTTTTGTCCGAGAGCGCTTATCTTTCCAACAGCAGAAAACAGGCTGACAGCGCAATACCTTGGAGTGaaaacgatgatgatgatgatgatgaaggtgatgaagaagaggaggagacagaggaagaagagaaagaagcagcAGTAGGAGAAAAGGCGACAAGAAAAGATAGCGAAGAAGAGCCAGATATTGAGATAGACGAAGTAGATGAGGAATTCCAGGGTGAAGAAGGCTTAGAGGACAAGGAGGAATCGGAGGATTCAGACCTCCTCTCTGacactgaacaggacctggaagaagaggaagatgtGGAAGATGAGATCAGCAGAATCCCTCAACCTTTCCTCTCCTCATCTCTCACTGATGACCCTCTCGGCTGTGAGAATGAGGACTCTGTGACCTCGCAGTCCCTCAACTCAGTGGAGGATTTGTTTGACAACTCCACAAACACCTCTGTTTCTTCCAACTCCAGGCGTAAATCTAAACACCCAAAACAAGTGCAGAAGAATGCCCAAGGGATGGACGCAGACAAAGTTGAAGTGATGATTATCAAAGCTGAGCCTCTTGATGATGATACTGGGCTGACAG GTCTGTTTTCTACAATCGCTGACTCCCTCGTCTGTCCAATGTGTGGCGACAAACTGTCGGACAAACAGAAGCTTGTACTCCACATCGCTGAGCACGAAAAACTCTTCCCCTACTTCTGCTCCCTCTGTGACGCCAATTTCATGGAGGGGAGATTACTGAGGGCACATGTCGCTGCGTACCATTCGGCCAACCAGTCGCTGCAGTGTCAGATGTGCGGAATGTATTTCAAACTACGCGGCTCGCTGGGAACACACATGAAGTACTGTCGTCAAGCACCAGCCTGCGTTGTGTGTGGGGAACACTTCGCAGGAGGTCCTGACCTGGAGAAACATTACTACAG CCACAGTGTTGAAGAGCGGGCAGCTTCACAGTTCATGTCGTGCAGCGAGTGCGGCGAAGTGTTCGTCAGCACGGTACAGCTGAGGGAGCACCAGAAAAAACACGGCACTTCACGACCATTCTCTTGCGAGCTGTGCAATGCTTCCTTCACACATCAAAAGATTCTGGACAAGCATCATGAAGCTCACGTTCACCAGGAGGACTGCAAGTGTGAGATCTGTGGCGTGCAGCTTCTTACGCGCAGTGGGTACATAGCACACCTCAAGGGTCACAAGAACAACGAGAGCTTGCCCGCTGGACTGGACGCAAAGCTTCATGAGCTGCTAGCACGGAAAGTGGGgagtaagaagaagaaggggaagaaaaggaagaagaagagggaagtgGAAGTGGATGAAGAGAACCAGGACCTGACACTGGACACAGAGAAGTACTTGAAGCTTGTTGATGACCAGCTGAGCTCGTTGGAATCAACCTCACTGGAGAAGTCTCGGAACTGTGGGAAAAGCAGACTGCACTCCTGCCCTTTCTGCGATCTGACCTTCACCAGTGCCGATGGCTTCCAAGCCCATGTTTTTGAACTCCACAAAGATCAGGCACGCTTCGTTGAGTGCGAGGTTTGTCACCGCAAAATCTACGGCAAGGAGTACCTGGTCCAGCATCGCCGCACACACGCCAGCGTTACAGAGAGGTTCTCCTGTGACCAGTGCTCCAAGGTGTTCCGCCGCAAGTGGTCGCTGGAGACtcaccgcaagatccacacctTCAAGAAGTTTGTACGCTGCGACATCTGCGGGGAGGAGTTTCGTTTCATCAGCGAGGTAGACAAACATAAGCACAGGGTGCACAAGTATGACCGCATCCAGTCCTTCTATGAATGCAACCTGTGCGGCATGAAGTTCGCCACTCTCTCCCATCTGTCCATTCACAGCAGTCATAGCCACAAGCCATCCGAGGGTAAACCGTTCAAGTGTTCAAAATGCCCCACTGTCTTTACCACCTGTGTGGAAATGAAAAAACATATTTATTCCAGTCACGACACCAGCCTGTGTGTGGGACTGACCATAAAGCAGGAGCCTACGGACATGTACGAGGGAAACGAAGATGACAAAAGCAATCCGCTTTATGGCAAGGTGAAAAAGTATGTGAAAAAGGTGGTCCAGAACTTACCGTATGAGACAGGTCAGGGTGAGGAAGCCTTCACCAAGATAAAGACGGAGCCTTTAGACGAGGATGAGATGACGGAGGAAATGGTCAAAGAGGGAGTGGCGAGCTACAACGAGCATACACGTCGGAGAATGTCGCAGTCCAATATGCCCAGGCGTTATGTGTGTGAGACTTGCCAGAAATGCTTTGCAGCCAAGTCTGACCTCCGCACACACATCCGCACACATACTGGGGAGACACCATACAAGTGTGACTACTGTGACAGGGCCTTCAAACAACGAGGTCATCGCAAACTTCACATACAG GTGACCCACACCAAGGACATGCCCTACACGTGTGACCTGTGCGGGCAGTCGTACCCTACCCGCTACCGCTACCAGATTCACGTCAAGCGGCACTCGGGCATCAAGGAACACCAGTGTCAGTACTGCGACAAGGCTTACTACACCGCCGGCAAGCTCAACGAACACAAGAGGAAGCACCACAAAGACCAGTTCACTCAGGAACACACGGACAAGGAAACGGCATGA